The sequence below is a genomic window from Microbacterium abyssi.
CCCCGGTCGAAACATTCTTGCACGTCGACATGGGAGTACAAGGGGCGCAGGTTCCGCGCATCGTTCGACTTACGATGGCCGGTCACGTGCTCGTGAAAGTGTCCGTGCCCGGTATCACAGGAGTACTGCTCTTCCCACGTCTCCAAGTCAACCTTCTTCGCCCACACAATCGCGAAATAGACCAGCGCGAAGTTGGAGGACACAAGGCGCTGCACGATGCGGCATCCGCACACGAGGTCCGTCGGATACGTCTCCTCGAGGAGGGCGAGATCGTTCGGCGCCTCGTAGAGGCTGAACTCGGTCTTCGCCCGATTGGCGCGCGCACGCTTCGCGTTGTGCATCCGCTCTTGTTTTCGGGCCATGCCGGGAGCGTATCGACTGCTTCGGACGTCGAGATCAGGCTCAGCGCTTGCGGGCTTCACGGATTGAGCGCGCTCTACTGCACCGACCACCCACCATCACTCGCGAGCACCGCTCCGTTGATGTTCACAGCGTCGTCGCTCAGCAGGAACGTGATCGACGCGGCGAGGTGCTCGGCCGTGGCGACGGTCGGGATCGCCTGCTGGAACGGCGCGAGGCGCGCGGAGCCGGCCTCGGACATGTTCGGGGGCATCGGGATGCCGGTGGCCACACCACCTGGAGCGACGGAGTTCACGCGGATGCCCTTCGGCCCGTACATGAACGCCGCGGACTTCGTGACTCCGATGATGCCGTGCTTGCTAGCCGTGTAGGCGTTGCCCGACGCGTTGCCGCGCAGGCCCGCTTCGCTCGCGACGTTGAGGATCGCGCCGCGGCCGGCGGCTTCCATGACCGGGAGAACCGCGCGCATGAGCTTGAACGGAGCGGTGAGGTTGATCGCGATGACGCGGTCCCACACGGCATCCGTCGTCTCGCCGGCGGGCGAGAAGTCGTCGTTGATTCCGGCGACGTTGGCGAGGCCGTCGATGCGGTCGCCGGCTGCGGCGAGCACGGCGTCGATCGCGTCCTGCTTGGTGAGGTCGCCGGCGACGGCAGTGATGTCG
It includes:
- a CDS encoding SDR family NAD(P)-dependent oxidoreductase, encoding MALTAHSTIGEWLNDPTGGDLVRGLLAQSGADPESLTPVLGLPLQQLVTLSQGAMPQSVVDDLVRAANGGEILEKAAATGWTEQITAGRFAGKTVIVTGAASGIGKATASRIAREGGRVIASDIAADKLDAFKAELPDVDITAVAGDLTKQDAIDAVLAAAGDRIDGLANVAGINDDFSPAGETTDAVWDRVIAINLTAPFKLMRAVLPVMEAAGRGAILNVASEAGLRGNASGNAYTASKHGIIGVTKSAAFMYGPKGIRVNSVAPGGVATGIPMPPNMSEAGSARLAPFQQAIPTVATAEHLAASITFLLSDDAVNINGAVLASDGGWSVQ